One segment of Paraburkholderia bonniea DNA contains the following:
- the murJ gene encoding murein biosynthesis integral membrane protein MurJ, which translates to MNLFRALLTVSGFTLLSRVTGLARETLIARAFGASPYTDAFYVAFRIPNLLRRISAEGAFSQAFVPILAEFKNQQGHDATKALVDATSTVLAWALALLSLIGVAGASWVVLIVASGLRAEGEAYALAVTMTRIMFPYIVLISLTSLASSVLNTYKNFSLPAFAPVLLNLAFIAAALFIAPLLHTPVYALAWAVIVGGVLQFVVQLPGLKKIGMLPRIGLNPLRALAHQGVKRVLAKMVPAMFAVSVAQISLIINTNIASHIGPGAVSWINYADRLMEFPTALLGVALGTILLPSLSKAHVDADEHEYSSLLDWGLRVTFLLAAPSAVALFFFAEPLTATLFHYGKFDDHAVVMVARALAAYGIGLIGLILIKILAPGFYAKQDIKTPVKIGIGVLIATQLGNLVFVPLFAHAGLTLSVGLGACVNALLLFAGLRRRGIYLPSQGWLKFLVQLAGACLVLAGAMHWFSANFDWIGLHARPFERMALLGACLVLFASLYFGMLWAMGFKYAYFRRRVA; encoded by the coding sequence ATGAATCTCTTCCGAGCCTTACTGACGGTCAGCGGTTTCACGCTGCTGTCGCGCGTGACCGGATTGGCCCGCGAAACACTGATCGCCCGTGCGTTTGGCGCCAGTCCATACACCGACGCGTTTTACGTCGCTTTCCGTATTCCGAACCTGCTGCGCCGGATTTCCGCCGAAGGCGCGTTCTCGCAGGCTTTCGTGCCGATTCTTGCCGAATTCAAAAACCAGCAAGGCCATGACGCCACCAAGGCGCTGGTTGATGCGACCTCGACCGTGCTGGCGTGGGCTCTGGCGCTGCTGTCACTGATTGGCGTGGCGGGGGCGTCATGGGTGGTGCTGATTGTCGCGTCCGGCCTGCGGGCTGAGGGCGAGGCCTACGCGCTGGCCGTCACGATGACACGCATCATGTTCCCGTACATCGTGCTGATTTCGCTGACGTCGCTCGCGTCCAGCGTGCTTAATACCTACAAAAATTTCTCGCTGCCCGCGTTCGCGCCGGTGTTGCTCAATCTCGCGTTTATCGCCGCGGCCTTGTTTATTGCGCCGTTGCTGCACACGCCGGTGTACGCGCTGGCATGGGCGGTGATTGTTGGCGGGGTGCTGCAGTTCGTGGTGCAACTGCCCGGATTAAAGAAGATCGGCATGCTGCCGCGCATTGGCCTGAACCCGCTGCGAGCGCTTGCGCATCAGGGCGTCAAGCGGGTGCTGGCGAAGATGGTGCCGGCGATGTTCGCGGTGTCGGTGGCGCAGATCAGTCTCATCATCAATACCAATATCGCGTCGCATATCGGGCCCGGCGCGGTGTCGTGGATCAATTACGCTGACCGCCTGATGGAGTTCCCCACCGCGCTGCTGGGTGTGGCGCTCGGGACTATCTTGCTGCCCAGCCTGTCAAAGGCCCACGTTGATGCCGACGAGCACGAGTATTCGTCGCTGCTCGACTGGGGCTTGCGCGTGACCTTCCTGCTGGCGGCACCTAGTGCGGTTGCGCTGTTTTTCTTTGCCGAACCGCTCACGGCGACCCTGTTTCATTACGGCAAGTTCGATGACCATGCGGTGGTGATGGTGGCGCGTGCGCTGGCCGCGTATGGCATCGGTCTGATCGGCTTGATCCTGATAAAAATTCTCGCGCCGGGTTTTTATGCCAAACAGGACATCAAGACGCCGGTGAAAATCGGCATCGGTGTGCTGATCGCCACCCAGCTTGGCAACCTGGTATTCGTGCCGTTGTTCGCTCATGCGGGGCTGACGCTCAGTGTTGGGCTAGGTGCCTGTGTGAATGCATTACTGCTGTTCGCTGGTTTGCGCCGGCGCGGAATTTACCTGCCGTCGCAAGGCTGGCTCAAATTTCTCGTGCAGCTCGCGGGGGCGTGCCTCGTGCTGGCGGGGGCGATGCACTGGTTTTCGGCCAACTTTGACTGGATTGGCCTGCACGCCAGGCCGTTCGAGCGCATGGCGTTGCTGGGGGCGTGCCTCGTGCTCTTCGCCTCGCTTTATTTCGGTATGCTCTGGGCAATGGGCTTCAAGTACGCCTATTTCAGACGACGAGTGGCGTAA
- the rpsT gene encoding 30S ribosomal protein S20, translating to MANTAQARKRARQAAKANSHNSALRSKFRTAIKAVRKAVDSGDKAKAAEIFQASAKTIDIIADKNIVHKNKAARLKSRLSAAIKGLQATAAQ from the coding sequence ATGGCAAACACCGCACAAGCACGCAAACGCGCTCGCCAGGCCGCCAAGGCCAACTCGCACAACTCGGCACTGCGCTCGAAATTCCGTACCGCCATCAAGGCCGTGCGCAAAGCAGTCGACAGTGGCGACAAAGCGAAAGCCGCTGAAATTTTCCAGGCATCAGCCAAAACGATCGACATCATCGCTGACAAGAACATCGTTCACAAAAACAAGGCAGCCCGTCTGAAAAGCCGCCTTTCTGCAGCCATCAAAGGCCTGCAGGCAACAGCAGCTCAGTAA